The following coding sequences are from one Eucalyptus grandis isolate ANBG69807.140 chromosome 11, ASM1654582v1, whole genome shotgun sequence window:
- the LOC104414192 gene encoding phosphatidylinositol 3-kinase, root isoform — translation MSVSGGNEFRFFLSCDINLPVTFRVENLEGALPAKHSPNSAETDHTADERQSELYVECSLYIDGAPFGLPTRTRLESAGPPYCWNELITLSTKYRDLTAHSQLALTVWDVSCGKEEGLIGGATILLFSSKKQLKTGKQKLRLWQGKEADGSFPTTTPGKVPKHERGELERLEKLLNKYERGQIQRVDWLDRLAFKAMDKVKERESNKAGNSHLYLVVDFCSFEHRVVFQESGANFLPPPIVSTNELVIVWDPEVGKINPSEHKQLKLARSLTRGIIDKDLKPSSTERKSIQRILKYPPTRTLNGDERQLLWKFRFSLMSEKRALTKFLRCVEWSDVQEAKQALELMGRWETIDVCDALELLSPVFEKEEVRAYAVSVLERADDEELQCYLLQLVQALRFERSDKSRLCQFLVQRSLRNIELASFLRWYVAVELYDPAFAKRYYCTYEILEENMIKLASGVNGNDHGFKLWQSLVRQTELTAQLCSIMRDVRNVRGNTQKKIEKLRQLLSGLLSELTYFEEPIRSPLSPGILITGIEPSESSIFKSALHPLRLTFRTASGGSCKIIFKKGDDIRQDQLVVQMVSLMDRLLKAENLDLCLTPYMVLATGQDEGMLEFIPSRSLAQILSDHRSIISYLQKFHPDEHGPFGITATCLDTFIKSCAGYSVITYILGIGDRHLDNLLLRDDGRLFHVDFGFILGRDPKPFPPPMKLCKEMVEAMGGTESQYYTRFKTYCCEAYNILRKSSNLILNLFHLMAGSNIPDIASDPEKGILKLQEKFNLDLDDEACIHFFQGLITDSVNALFPQMVETIHRWAQYWR, via the exons ATGAGTGTGAGCGGCGGCAACGAGTTCCGGTTCTTCCTGTCCTGCGACATCAACCTCCCCGTCACCTTCCGGGTCGAGAACTTGGAGGGCGCTTTGCCCGCCAAGCACTCTCCGAACTCAGCGG AGACTGATCATACTGCAGACGAGAGACAGTCGGAGCTGTACGTTGAATGCTCTCTGTACATTGATGGTGCTCCTTTTGGTCTTCCCACTAGAACAAG GTTGGAATCTGCAGGGCCACCATACTGTTGGAATGAACTCATTACGCTGAGTACGAAATATCGAGACTTAACTGCTCACTCGCAGCTTGCTTTGACG GTCTGGGATGTTTCTTGTGGGAAAGAGGAGGGATTGATTGGTGGGGCTACAATTCTTCTATTTAGCAGCAAAAAGCAGCTCAAAACGGGGAAGCAGAAACTTAGACTCTGGCAAGGAAAGGAAGCTGATGGCTCATTTCCAACAACTACGCCTGGCAAG GTCCCTAAGCATGAGCGTGGTGAATTGGAGCGGTTGGAAAAGCTTTTGAATAAGTACGAAAGAGGACAGATTCAACGCGTTGATTGGCTGGACCGTCTTGCATTCAAAGCTATGGACAAGGTCAAGGAACGAGAGAGCAATAAAGCTGGAAATTCTCACCTATACCTGGTTGTTGACTTCTGTAGCTTTGAACATCGAGTTGTTTTCCAG GAATCTGGAGCAAATTTCTTACCTCCACCAATAGTTTCAACAAATGAACTTGTCATTGTGTGGGACCCTGAAGTGGGAAAAATAAATCCATCTGAGCACAAGCAACTGAAGCTAGCGAGGAGTTTAACCCGTGGCATTATTGACAAGGATCTCAAACCAAGCTCTACTGAAAGGAA GTCAATACAAAGAATACTTAAATATCCCCCTACAAGGACTTTGAATGGAGATGAGAGGCAGCTCCTTTGGAAATTCCGTTTTTCTTTGATGTCCGAGAAGAGAGCTCTCACAAAGTTCCTTCGATGTGTTGAATGGAGTGATGTTCAG GAAGCTAAGCAGGCATTAGAGTTAATGGGAAGATGGGAGACAATTGATGTATGTGATGCTCTGGAGCTTTTATCTCCTGTGTTTGAGAAGGAGGAG GTTCGCGCATATGCAGTTAGTGTGCTTGAAAGAGCCGATGATGAAGAGCTGCAGTGCTACTTGCTTCAGTTGGTGCAGGCTCTTCGCTTTGAACGATCTGATAAATCTCGCCTTTGTCAGTTTCTCGTGCAACGAT CATTGCGTAATATCGAGCTTGCCAGCTTTCTTCGGTGGTATGTTGCTGTGGAACTTTATGATCCTGCATTTGCCAAACGCTACTACTGTACTTATGAGATCTTGGAAGAGAATATGATTAAG TTGGCATCTGGTGTCAATGGCAATGACCATGGATTCAAACTCTGGCAAAGTTTGGTGCGTCAGACAGAGTTGACTGCTCAGTTGTGTTCGATAATGAGAGATGTTAGGAATGTACGTGGCAATACCCAGAAAAAGATCGAGAAGCTTAGACAGCTTCTTTCTGGTCTTTTAAGTGAACTTACATATTTCGAGGAG CCTATACGGTCGCCGCTCTCTCCTGGGATCCTCATCACTGGTATTGAGCCTTCAGAGTCATCAATATTCAAAAGTGCACTTCATCCTTTGCGTTTAACTTTTCGAACAGCTAGTGGTGGAAGTTGCAAGATTATATTCAAGAAGGGAGATGACATTCGACAAGATCAATTG GTTGTCCAAATGGTCTCTCTCATGGATCGATTACTGAAGGCGGAAAATCTAGATCTGTGCTTGACTCCATATATGGTGCTTGCCACTGGACAAGATGAAGGCATGCTGGAATTTATACCATCTCGCTCTTTGGCACAG ATTCTCTCAGATCATAGAAGCATCATAAGTTATCTACAGAAGTTTCATCCTGATGAGCATGGACCATTTGGAATTACAGCTACATGTCTTGATACCTTTATTAAAAGCTGTGCTGGATACTCTGTTATCACATATATACTTGGTATCGGAGACAG ACACCTGGACAACCTTCTTCTCAGGGATGATGGACGTCTTTTCCACGTGGACTTTGGTTTTATTCTTGGCCGAGATCCTAAGCCATTTCCACCCCCAATGAAACTCTGCAAAGAAATGGTAGAAGCTATGGGTGGAACAGAAAG CCAGTACTATACCAGATTCAAGACATATTGTTGTGAAGCATACAACATTCTTCGGAAATCAAGTAACCTAATTTTGAACCTTTTCCATCTGATGGCGGGTTCCAACATCCCTGACATTGCTTCTGATCCTGAAAAAGGAATCCTTAAG CTTCAGGAGAAGTTCAATTTGGACCTGGACGATGAAGCCTGCATACATTTCTTTCAGGGTCTCATCACAGATAGCGTTAATGCATTGTTCCCTCAGATGGTGGAAACTATTCATCGGTGGGCTCAGTATTGGCGATGa